One Triticum dicoccoides isolate Atlit2015 ecotype Zavitan chromosome 5B, WEW_v2.0, whole genome shotgun sequence genomic window carries:
- the LOC119311979 gene encoding tubulin alpha-2 chain-like: MRECISIHIGQAGIQVGNACWELYCLEHGIQPDGQTNGDKTIGGGDDAFNTFFSETGAGKYVPRAVFVDLEPTVIDEVRTSAYRQLFHPEQLISGKEDAANNFARGHYTIGKEIVDLCLDRIRKLADNCTGLQGFLVFNAVGGGTGSGLGSLLLERLSVDYGKKSKLGFTVYPSPQVSTSVVEPYNSVLSTHSLLEHTDVSILLDNEAIYDICRRSLDIERPTYTNLNRLVSQVISSLTTSLRFDGALNVDVTEFQTNLVPYPRIHFMLSSYAPVISAEKAYHEQLSVSEITNSAFEPSSMMAKCDPRHGKYMACCLMYRGDVVPKDVNAAVATIKTKRTIQFVDWCPTGFKCGINYQPPTVVPGGDLAKVQRAVCMISNSTSVVEVFSRIDHKFDLMYAKRAFVHWYVGEGMEEGEFSEAREDLAALEKDYEEVGAEGGDDEDGEEDDDY, from the exons ATGAGGGAGTGCATCTCGATCCACATCGGGCAGGCCGGCATCCAGGTCGGCAACGCGTGCTGGGAACTTTACTGCCTCGAGCACGGCATCCAG CCTGATGGCCAGACGAACGGCGACAAGACCATCGGAGGTGGTGATGACGCCTTCAACACCTTCTTCAGCGAGACCGGAGCCGGCAAGTACGTGCCCCGCGCGGTCTTCGTCGACCTCGAGCCCACCGTGATTGACGAGGTCCGCACCAGCGCCTACCGCCAGCTCTTCCACCCCGAGCAGCTCATCAGCGGCAAGGAGGACGCGGCCAACAACTTCGCCCGTGGTCACTACACAA TCGGCAAGGAGATTGTGGATCTCTGCCTGGACCGCATCCGCAAGCTGGCCGACAACTGCACTGGCCTGCAGGGCTTCCTGGTCTTCAACGCCGTCGGCGGTGGAACCGGGTCTGGGCTCGGGTCGCTCCTCCTCGAGCGCCTGTCCGTGGACTATGGAAAGAAGTCCAAGCTCGGGTTCACCGTGTACCCATCCCCTCAGGTGTCGACCTCTGTGGTCGAGCCCTACAACAGTGTGCTGTCCACCCACTCCCTGCTGGAGCACACCGATGTCTCCATCCTGCTCGACAACGAGGCCATCTACGACATCTGCAGGCGCTCCCTGGACATCGAGAGGCCCACCTACACCAACCTGAACCGCCTCGTCTCTCAG GTGATCTCATCGCTGACCACCTCCCTGAGGTTCGACGGTGCCCTGAACGTGGACGTGACCGAGTTCCAGACCAACCTGGTCCCGTACCCTCGGATCCACTTCATGCTCTCGTCCTACGCGCCGGTCATCTCGGCGGAGAAGGCGTACCACGAGCAGCTGTCTGTGTCAGAGATCACCAACAGCGCGTTCGAGCCGTCGTCCATGATGGCCAAGTGCGACCCTCGCCACGGCAAGTACATGGCGTGCTGCCTCATGTACCGGGGCGACGTGGTGCCCAAGGACGTGAACGCGGCGGTGGCCACCATCAAGACCAAGCGCACCATCCAGTTCGTGGACTGGTGCCCCACGGGGTTCAAGTGCGGCATCAACTACCAGCCGCCCACCGTGGTGCCCGGCGGCGACCTGGCCAAGGTGCAGAGGGCCGTCTGCATGATCTCCAACTCCACCAGCGTCGTCGAGGTCTTCTCCCGCATCGACCACAAGTTCGACCTCATGTACGCCAAGCGCGCCTTCGTGCACTGGTACGTGGGCGAGGGCATGGAGGAGGGCGAGTTCTCCGAGGCCCGTGAGGACCTGGCCGCCCTGGAGAAGGACTACGAGGAGGTCGGCGCCGAGGGCGGCGATGATGAGGatggcgaggaggacgacgactactGA